The following DNA comes from Synechococcus sp. CC9616.
GATCACGGCTCCAATCGGTTGTGCTGAAGCAATGCTGATGGCCATCAGATCCATGCTGCAATTCCTACGTTGTAACCACGTGGTGAGCGTTTCACCAGGTCGTTGCAGACGTTGTTCGCTTTCTCAAAGGTTCGTCACACCGATACGGTCGCCGACGGCCTGTTACACGGCTACTCCGTTTGCGTCAGGAGTCACCGATATCAGTTGATCTTTGATGGCCACCTGAGCCACTACTGAAGGGTCCAAGACTTTCGACTCATGGCCCGCAGACTTTCGTTTCCCCAGGGGAACAGCAACAATCCAACCCTGGCGGCATGGACAGCGGTGGTGTTTGCCTCCATTACAGGTTTAGTTCTCTGGGGCGTCGCCAATGCCTATCCCAGCCTTTAATCACCTCGTGAGGTGATCGCAATGCAGGAATGGACAGATGAATTCATTACCAATGCTCAGCATGAGCTGTTGTCGTTGGTGCAGGACTGGAAATACGACTATGGAACGGATGACAGGGATTGCGCAGCCATGTTGCTTTGGATGGTTCTGAGGCTCCATCCTGAGGCGGACATTGATGCCAGCCTGTTGAATCCTCGTGGCTTCGAGGGCAAGAATCACGCGCTTTGAGTTGACGTGACGAATAGATCAAAGCGGTTTTACCAAGATGGATGGTGAGTCCGTTGTTTAGTGGACAATCCAGCTTTCTCGAGGTTCCTGATGTGTTCCTCTGCTTCTAATTGATCATGGAATTCTGTGCAAATCCCTTTTGATATGCAAACCAAATAGCAACCGTTGTCCGTCTTGTGTATTTCAAGATAAGGAGAGTTAGCAGAATAATTGGATGCCACCATCTGCTTTGTAAAACATGATTCTTATATTTGGTTTGATCCTTTGTTGCATCACTTGTCACCACTTGGCAAGAACATCTTCTCCTATGCCTGAATTCGGACTAATTGATGCCACCTTATTTGTTGTCCCCAGGAATGCTTCCTAAAGCGGTCGGAGTTTCAGGACATTATTTAGTGTCTGTTGGTTGTGATGATTTGATCAGTTTCTGATGTGCCCATAAAATACATCTTTGCATTTTAGTTTGCAGGCCTCATTATTCCACTTTGATCAGATTGGGCATTCCTTCTACGGAGGCAAAGGTGACAATTGAAACAACTGGTGCATTACCGTTGTTAATCACATAATGAGGCTCTTTGGGAGAACCTTCGAGGAAACCACTTTCAGCTCCGATGGTATCGATGACTTCTTGTCCGTCGACGATGCGAACGTTGGTGAGTGTTCCTTTTTGAACATACACAATCACTGGTGAAGGATGTGTATGCAATGGAATTTTTGCACCAGGTGCAAGCGTAATTCGATAAATACGCATTTCAGGAGTTCCCTCCGGGTAGATCACTGTTTGCCCCCCGAGCGTTTTATTCGCCTTTAAGAGTTCTTCAATAACGGGCTTTGGTGAGGCAAGGGCTCCACTGGGCGTCAATAATAAAAGTGATGCGGCTGTCAACGAGAAGAATTTCACTAGCATTGCGTTTGTCCGAAGTGTCTTGAATAAACATAATACCCTATTTAAAAAATCTAAGCCGACAAAATGCGGGATTTATTGGCTTCATGGCTTTTGATTTTTTCGTTTTGATTGAAACCTTAAAAGCTGAGCTGCCCCATCTTCATCAGGATTCGAGGGCGATCTAAAGGCTGGTTCTCGCGAGCATTGAAATTTGACGTAATACTTTCTGGATAATTTTTTGTTAAAACTAAGGTTCTATTCTTGAAGGTATATCGGCGAACGACTTAGTGATTGGCATTGTCTGCTGTGATGCAGATGTAAAACATTACCCTGCTGAGGATCGGAATTGATCCGATGCTTTTTTCATGTTGAGTGCTGCGTTGCTGCCATCAGCAATCTGGTTGAATTCAACTCTTTCTCCGCTTGGGCCGGCCATGAAGAAGCAATTCCATCCGCCCAACTCACCATCGGGGCCTAGGTGGTGGAGATCGTCTTTATTCAGAGAAAGCTTCATCCCCTTGGCCTGATCTAAAAGTTTTACGAAAAACTCCTTAGCATCGATATCTTCTGCCAAGTTGAAAGACACATGCTTGCCACCAACCCCTTGTTTGTTTGCATCGGTGCATGGGTGAGCGTCATGAGTTTTGCCTGACTCTTTATCGTAATATCTGAGAAGTTCTGCGGCTG
Coding sequences within:
- a CDS encoding VOC family protein, which codes for MTLRKYLNQDAVQHVGINVDDMEISKQFYGDILGGVFVAEIKGITGEEWTTILNGNVETAPQLGSGDALDVCFYSFGNTAAELLRYYDKESGKTHDAHPCTDANKQGVGGKHVSFNLAEDIDAKEFFVKLLDQAKGMKLSLNKDDLHHLGPDGELGGWNCFFMAGPSGERVEFNQIADGSNAALNMKKASDQFRSSAG
- a CDS encoding cupin domain-containing protein, with the protein product MLVKFFSLTAASLLLLTPSGALASPKPVIEELLKANKTLGGQTVIYPEGTPEMRIYRITLAPGAKIPLHTHPSPVIVYVQKGTLTNVRIVDGQEVIDTIGAESGFLEGSPKEPHYVINNGNAPVVSIVTFASVEGMPNLIKVE